The genome window CCGAAAACTTCTTCAACTCCTGCTGTAACTGCATTCTGGCCGTAATATGGATCAATTACGCAAGCTGTAAGATTAAATCTTTCTTTGAGTCCTGCAAGAATAGGACGGAAATTTCCGACTAAGCCGCCCGAACCTGCATTTAATATTAACATTCCGATAATAGCCTTCAAAGTTCCTGCGAGAGTGTCATACCACTTTTTACCCATTAAACAATAGCCGAGCAGTGTCAAGAAGCCGACCATGTAGGGAGCCTGCTGCAATATATAAGTCGCAAAGAAAGTCCAAATCTCATTTAATATAAACATTGTGAGTGATTTCCTTTCGTAAAAATTATAAATTAATCTTCTTCTTCACATGGATATTTCATTTCTGCCTCTAAAATATCCTCCGGAGTCTTCGCTTCAACAAGAGCATCAAGTAATTCTTCATTCTGAAATATATTCGCTAATTGTTGAATGTTATTCATGTGTTCTGTAGGATTTGCTGAGCATAGAGTAAAGAATAAATTTGCTTCTTTCTTTTCTCCGTCCTCATCAGTCCCAAAATCAATTAAATTTTTGCAGACCATGAAACCTATACCAGTTTTATAAACTCCCTCGGCGTTCTCTGTTGTGTGAGGCATGGCGACATTGTGCTCGAATACCATGTAAGGGCCGTATTTCTCTATACATGCTATAATTTGCTTGTAAAAATCTTCTGAAACGCTGCCGTCAGCAATTAAACTTTCAGTACTGATCTTTACTGCTTCCTGCCAAGTTAAGCCAGCGCCGTCAATGAATTTATAGTGTTTCTTCTCGACAATATCCTGTAAAACCGTTGACATTTGCAAATCTCCTTATAAGCACGAACGATAGGGAATATTCTGCGGAGCCTCAAAGCAGTCCTCAAATCCCCGTCTGTGATGATAATAAATTTTATCTTTATCCTGGGGATATGTATATTTGCCGCCGACCTGCCAGAAAAACGGATGGAATTTATATTCGTTGCGATCCTTCTTGAAATCGTACATTAATTTGATTTCTTCGCAATCAGCTTGGAAATTTGTCCATACGTCCCAGTGAATCGGAATGACGACTTTGCAGCGAAGATTTTCGGCCATTCTCAAAACATCGATCGAGGTCATTTTGTCCTGCATACCGATGGGATTTTCACCGAATGAGCCAAAAGCAACGTCAATATCATGATCCTTGCCGTGTTTTGCGAAATAAATCGAGAAATGAGAGTCTCCAGAATGATAAATATTTCCGCCCGGAGTCTTCACAAGATAATTAACTGCTTTCTCGTCCATATCAGTCGGACATTTTCCGGTTAATTCTTCACGATCGGGGCCAGTTGAGTCCGTTGTTACAATACAAGTTCTGTCAAAGCTGTCAAGACAAACTATTTCGATATCCTTAATCTTGATAATGTCGCCGGGCTTGACGATTTTGCAGCGGTCTTCAGGGACTCCCCATTTTACCCAAGTCTCAACCGATTTTAACGGGCCTATAAATGGGACGGGAATTTCTTTTCCGTTCTCGTCAGTTGTCATCATGTTGCTTTGAAGGACATGGGCCGCCCACTCTGCTGACATGTGATCTTGATGATAATGAGTTGCTAAGACTGCATCAACTTGCTTGAAAGCGAAAGGATCAATCACAAAAGGTACATTGCGTAAATTTGGCTGCATCGCTCGGCCGCCGCACATGTTGGCCATTTGATGACCTACTGCCATTTTTCCGTTGCCGTGAGTTCTCTTACCGTTGCCGCACCATAAATCAATCGTGATATTTGCTCCGCCCGGAGTCTTGAACCAGATTCCAGTGCAGCCGAGCCACCACATTGCGACATTGCCCGGAGCTACTACTTCATTCTCAATGTCTTCAACGAGCCACGTCCCCCATTCAGGAAATGTGCTCATTATCCATTTTTCACGAGTCATTTCTGATACTTTACTCAATTTAAAGCCTCCCTTATAATGTAAAAATTTTTTATTGAAAAATGCTGTAAATATTATAGAATATATACTAAATACTAGCAAAAATCAAATTTTATGAGAAAGGAGTTTTTTTTCATGAAACCATATTCAATAGGATTATATGAGAAAGCTATGCCAGAGTCTCTCTCATGGAAAGAAAAATTATTGTGTGCTAAAGAATGCGGATATGATTTTGTAGAAATAAGCATTGACGAGACCGACAAAAAACTTTCTCGCCTTGAATGGTCAAAAGATGAACGACTAGAATTAGTTAATCTCATGAAAGAAATTAATATACCGATTCGCTCGATGTGTCTTTCAGGACATAGAAAATATCCATTTGGCGCGTCTGATCCTGAAGTCAGGAAAAGAAGTCTCGAAATTATGGAGAAAGCCGTAATCTTAGCTGATGATTTAGGAGTCAGAATAATTCAACTCGCAGGCTATGATGTTTATTACGAGAAAAGCAGCGAAGAGAGCGAAAAATTTTTCCGTGAGAATCTAGCAAAGGCAACTTTAATGGCAGCTGCTAAAGGTGTATTACTCGGCTTTGAGACTATGGAGACAGAGTTCATGAACACTACAGAAAAATCAATGAAGTATGTAAACTTGATTAACAGCCCATATTTAGGAGTTTATCCCGACGCAGGAAATTTGACGAATGCCGCAAAAACTTATGGAACGAGCGTTCTCGGTGATCTTGAGACAGGAAGAGGTCATATTATCGCTCTTCACCTGAAAGAAACTCTACCCGGAAAATTTAGGGAGATTCCATTTTTGACCGGACATGTAGATTTTGACGCTGTTATAAACAAGGCTTGGGATATGGGCATTAGG of Synergistaceae bacterium contains these proteins:
- a CDS encoding PTS sugar transporter subunit IIA — protein: MSTVLQDIVEKKHYKFIDGAGLTWQEAVKISTESLIADGSVSEDFYKQIIACIEKYGPYMVFEHNVAMPHTTENAEGVYKTGIGFMVCKNLIDFGTDEDGEKKEANLFFTLCSANPTEHMNNIQQLANIFQNEELLDALVEAKTPEDILEAEMKYPCEEED
- the ulaG gene encoding L-ascorbate 6-phosphate lactonase codes for the protein MSKVSEMTREKWIMSTFPEWGTWLVEDIENEVVAPGNVAMWWLGCTGIWFKTPGGANITIDLWCGNGKRTHGNGKMAVGHQMANMCGGRAMQPNLRNVPFVIDPFAFKQVDAVLATHYHQDHMSAEWAAHVLQSNMMTTDENGKEIPVPFIGPLKSVETWVKWGVPEDRCKIVKPGDIIKIKDIEIVCLDSFDRTCIVTTDSTGPDREELTGKCPTDMDEKAVNYLVKTPGGNIYHSGDSHFSIYFAKHGKDHDIDVAFGSFGENPIGMQDKMTSIDVLRMAENLRCKVVIPIHWDVWTNFQADCEEIKLMYDFKKDRNEYKFHPFFWQVGGKYTYPQDKDKIYYHHRRGFEDCFEAPQNIPYRSCL
- a CDS encoding L-ribulose-5-phosphate 3-epimerase yields the protein MKPYSIGLYEKAMPESLSWKEKLLCAKECGYDFVEISIDETDKKLSRLEWSKDERLELVNLMKEINIPIRSMCLSGHRKYPFGASDPEVRKRSLEIMEKAVILADDLGVRIIQLAGYDVYYEKSSEESEKFFRENLAKATLMAAAKGVLLGFETMETEFMNTTEKSMKYVNLINSPYLGVYPDAGNLTNAAKTYGTSVLGDLETGRGHIIALHLKETLPGKFREIPFLTGHVDFDAVINKAWDMGIRRFVTEMWDVGNTSWKDDIIFACSKMSEKINKVVHK